ctgatgttcagtaaatgttggtgaaatctgaccgaactggactttatttgatctgatgttcagctgtcgactgtataagatgctgatattgcTACTCGGctccttcagtaaacagtagACGGCGCAGAGTCGTGATGCAGGtcagacgttatgatgttctggaccttcgcttgaggacattctctctaactggaccttagtgaactttaattaaagacccctggcCTAGACTTTGGTGTCTGAAAGTAAAGACAGTCAGCTGTGGGGTCATGGGACTTTATAGAGCCCTCACAATTGTTTTAGTGACCTTTTTTTAGCGATTCCGAGGCTTCAGTAAACCGGCTTACTCAGTAGTGTCTAATTTATGACACACGTGCATCAAAGACGATAATTCAAAGCATCAAGTCTGGAATGCTTTAGATGATTATTATCAACTATAATAATACTTAAAATCATATGTGCTATTTACAGAATCAGAtggtgtgttgtttttattgtctttattcACTGCAGATTAACGTCAGTGAGAACCGGCTATCTAATCACTTTTCCTTATGTAGAGAAACGCAATATTGATGTGGGAAATGATGATGGATTTTATCCATTCAGAATAATTTGATGCGAAATGGCTCACTGTACAGAAACTGACTgacaatttctttacagtggtgagtGATGGGAACccggcgtcgccatgactacaacacagatatagacactttatttaccatccagaaccaccagagaacctacacgagtcttctgagcttatatggaatgttgatgatggaaaacagtggaaaatctggaataatgagttttctttggggactattttgccgcacagcgccctgcatgtctccctccaccatgaatggagttgaagttctctaaactctcataaaacagcgtctcagtcatcaggcagtgaattcagaaccagttcatgtaggaactttctgtaggagcttttagagggacgtctggttcccatcaccaccactgggagcagcttttagagggacgtctggttcccatcaccaccactgggagcagctctgactctgttttCTAGTTTCTCTAcagcagagcgtttcacaccaaaccaccctgaataactctgttcacattttaacaactaaattatgtaaaatgttgaaaatgtccTCTTTGATACAGATTTCTCTGTCTGTAACGTGTAGTAATGTAATCAGATGTCAGAAGGCGTTTGGAGGCAGGGCTAAAAGACTATAGAGAAACATgaattttatcttttaaatcAAATGATGTCATGAATCGTGCTCAATGTAAAGAAACAGTGCATTTTGATTTCAGGATGACTCTAAAttctttgtttgtctgttgtACTTTTGTGTTTCTCAGCGCTGCTCTGCGTGTTGTATCTGCTGGTCATGCAGCTGCAGCCCTGCTCCGGCTGCCCGTCTGTATGTGTATGCAGCTTATCCGAGGCAGACTGCAGTGGCCGCGGCCTGGTGGCGCTCCCCGCCCTGTCATCGCTCCCATCATCCACGCGCACCCTCCTCCTGCCCAACAACCGCCTCTCCTTGCTGCCCACCGCAGCCTTCACCAACCTCAGCTCCCTCGAGAGGCTGGACCTGTCCAACAATTACCTGGACAACCTGCCAGCCGGCTTGTTTGCTGAGCTGGCCAACCTGAGCGATCTCAGCTTGAGGAACAACAGCCTAACGGCACTGGACCGTGACCTCCTGCAAGGCCTGGGAAGCCTGCGGAGGCTGGATGTGTCTCTGAACGGCCTGGCTGCCGTCCCACTGGGTCTGCTGGACCAGCAGCAAGGCCTGACGTGGTTGTCCCTGGCCGGGAACAGGCTGCAGGCGCTGGAGAGGGCCGCCTTTGAGCCGCTGGTTAACCTGCAGCACCTGGAGCTGGGCTCTAACCCGTGGGAGTGCGACTGCAACCTGCGCGACTTCAAGCACTGGATGGAGTGGTTAATCTACCGAGGTAAGAACAAGCCTGGCAAGTCCATACAAGTCCATTAATAACACCATATTAACCAAGTGAAGTACCATCGCAATGACCTAGTGACCCTTAGCAACCATcagggataccacagcaaccgcGTAGTAGCAGTCAAGCAACCAACTGCGGTACCACAGCCACCAACTAGCAGCACAccagcaaccacttgggatacattagcaaccacctagcaacaccttagcaaccacttctAATACTtaagcaaccacctagcaaccaagtggcacaccatagcaaccacctagcaacactagCAACAAATTGGGATCCTGCTGCAACCACCTGGCACCACCTTAGAAACCACAcaggacaccatagcaacctcaCAGCAATACCTTAGTTACCACCTGGGATATAATAGGAACTCTTAGCAACACCCTTGCAGCACACTAGCAGCCACTTGGGATACAtttgcaaccacctagcaacactttagcaaccattTCTAATACctaagcaaccacctagcaaccaagagggacaccatagcaaccacctagcaacactagCAACAATCTGGGATCCTACTGCAAccacctagcagcaccttagaaACTACTTGGGaaatcatagcaaccacctagcaacactttagcaacaccttagcaaccatttcTAATACctaagcaaccacctagcaaccaagagggacaccatagcaaccacctagcaacactagCAACAAATTGGGATCCTACTTCAACCACCTGGCAGCATCATAGAAACCACTTGGGaaatcatagcaaccacctaagcaacacctttgcaaccacATAGAACAcaatagcaacaccttagttaCCATCTGGGACATAATAGGAAACTCTTAGCAACACccttgcaaccacctggaacaccattgCAACCACTTAGCACCACCCTGGCAACAACCTGAAATACTCAGTGACCTCCTAGAAACACCCTAACACACAACTAAGACACCATATCAAGCacttagcaacatcttagcagctacttgggataccatagtatcacctagcaacatcttggCAACCAACCGGGACAGCAACCACTTACCAAATCACAGTATGCAAATCAGGCAAACGTTACCGCCCCCTGATGATGCCTTAAAGATGTAGGGCTGCAACTAACGATTATCTTGGTAATCGACTAATCCGTCGATTGGTTTTTCAATTAGTCGATAAGTCGACGATTATTTCTGAAATGCCTTCCTTCGCTGCTTCCTGTGGGCGTGGGTCTGGTTTCTGCTCTacctcttcttcatcttcagctTGATTAAATGTTCCAACGCCTTAGATCACGTAACC
This portion of the Pygocentrus nattereri isolate fPygNat1 chromosome 1, fPygNat1.pri, whole genome shotgun sequence genome encodes:
- the lrtm2a gene encoding leucine-rich repeat and transmembrane domain-containing protein 2; this translates as MRLFTGPVLSRSGSSTQSSPALLCVLYLLVMQLQPCSGCPSVCVCSLSEADCSGRGLVALPALSSLPSSTRTLLLPNNRLSLLPTAAFTNLSSLERLDLSNNYLDNLPAGLFAELANLSDLSLRNNSLTALDRDLLQGLGSLRRLDVSLNGLAAVPLGLLDQQQGLTWLSLAGNRLQALERAAFEPLVNLQHLELGSNPWECDCNLRDFKHWMEWLIYRGGYVDAMECTLPKDLRGRDIRSVPVEMFNYCLQLEDENGGGSGGTKGGSPPCVRATAAPPSESTVVRTETEAPDCVRQRYRPVSVRRAIGTVVIAGVVCGIVCIMMVAAAAYGCIYASLMAKYQRELKKRQPLMGDAEAEADPEEKQISSVA